TCCCGTTTACGCTGGTGACTACATCGAGGCGAAGGGACGCATCACAAAGGTAGGACGTACGTCCCGCCGTATGGAGTTTGTGGCGCAGAAAGTGATTGAAGCGAATATCGATCCGCTTGTCCCCTCAGCAGCCAACTTTCTCGAACAACCCGTGGTCGTCACCTATGCAACAGGCACTTGTGTCGTGCCGGAGGACAAGCAGCGCATGAAGACCAGCAACGAATGAGGACACGCAACGCATTAGGGTCGGAAAACAGGCACAACATGTGGGCCGCAAAACAGGCGTAACATGTGGACCGCAAAACAGGTGTAACAGGTGGAGCGGAAAGCAGACGTGCCGTGACGACCGGAACCAAGGTGTAAAACGAGGACCGGCACCAAGGTGTAACACGAGGACCGGAACAAAGGTGTAAAACGAGGACGGGAAAGAAGGCGTAAAGCGTGCAAAAGCTTATCATCACGGCTGCCATGGTTGGGGCTGAAACGACGAGAGCGGATCAGCCGAACTTACCTATCACTCCTGAAGAGATTGCGGATGCCGCGGCTGCCTGCAGAGAGGCCGGGGCGAGCATCTGCCATCTGCACGTACGGACAGACGACGGTGCTCCCACTCAGGATAAAGAACGATTTCGGGAAACCATCGACGCCATCCGCAGGAAAACGGACATCATCGTGCAGGTCTCTACCGGTGGCGCTGTGTGGATGACGCCCGAAGAGCGTCTGCAACCTATCCATCTCGCTCCCGAAATGGCCACGCTCACCTGTGGAACGGTGAACTTCGGGCAGGAAGTGTTTTGGAACGGGCCCTCACTCTTGCAGCAGTTTGCCGCCGCATTCAAAGAGAAGGGTGTGCGGCCAGAGTTCGAGATTTTCGACGCAGGGATGATTGCGAATGCCCTGCATTTGGCGAAGCTCGGCCTCGTTGAAGCTCCATTTCACTTTGACTTTGTCCTCGGCGTGCCAGGTGCTCTGCCAGCCAGCCCGAAGAATTTGCTTTACCTGACAGAGAGTATTCCGGAGGGTGCTACATGGTCTGTGGCAGGAATTGGCCGTCATCAATTACCGATGGCAGCGCTTGCAGTAACACTTGGCGGGCATGTACGGGTTGGATTTGAGGATAATATCTATTATCGTAAAGGTGAGCTTGCTGCGAGCAACGCACAACTGGTCGAGCGGGTGGCCAGAATTGCCGCGGAGCTAGATCGGCCATTGGCCACACCAGACGAGGCTCGTGAGATGCTTGGTATCCCGCGCACACCAAGGTCTTAACACAGCACCCTTCAAAATACTGTAAAGACAGCGTGCTTTGGCGAATGGATGAATGATGGTTGTCATGGCCTTATCACGGTCGTCATGACCTACTAAATGGTCTTCGTGACCAAAACAGGGGTGGAGCAGAGTGAAGTTATTTATCGACACAGCGAATGTCTCAGAGATTCGAGACGCAGCCGAAATGGGGATTTTGTCGGGTGTTACGACCAATCCAAGTCTCGTTGCCAAAGAGGGCAGAGACTTTGTACAAGTCCTGAACGAGATCCTCGAGCTGGTTGACGGGCCCATTAGTGCAGAAGTTGTCAGCCTCGATGCTGACGGTATGGTTAAGGAAGGCCTCGAGTACGCAAAGATGCACAAAAACATCGTCATCAAGGTGCCGATGACCTCCGAAGGGCTAAAAGCCGTGCATCGATTTGCACAACAAGGCATCCGCACCAATGTCACGCTCGTGTTTAGCGCGAACCAGGCGCTGCTCGCAGCTCGCGCAGGTGCATCGTTTGTGAGCCCGTTCATTGGCCGCCTGGACGACATCAGTTTCGACGGGATTGAGCTCATCCGTGACATCGCCGGCATCTTCGATATTCATGGGATTGACACCGAGATTATTGCGGCAAGCATTCGCCACCCGATGCATGTGACGCAAGCTGCGTTGGCAGGGGCGCATATTGCAACTTGCCCATACAAGGTGCTCGATCAGATGACGAAGCACCCCCTGACAGATCAGGGCATTGAACGCTTCCTGGCTGACTGGAGCACGGTAGCGAAGAAATAAGTCTCTCGGAATATCGCCCGCGGGCCTCTCGGGGCGCGCGGGTTACCTATGGTTTTGAGGCTATCAGACTGCGAGATTTTCGGGTCCTCATGTTTTGGGATTTTGGGGTCCTCATGTTTTTGGGACTTCAGACTTTCCGGCTTTCCGGGTCCCATCGCGAACGGAGTCTTCCGTCGCGCACATTTACACGCATCAACGCAAATTTGCCATTTTGGAGAGGGGTCGACACCGTCCGTGGATGCCGAACAAATTATTGAGTTTATCCGAGCGAGCGAGAAGAAGACGCCTGTGAAAGTGTATTTGAAGGGCCGTCTCAGCGACATCCCGTTTAGCGAGGCCCCGTTGTCGGACAAGCTGCACGCTTTTGTGACTGATTCCGTCGGCGTCGTCTTTGGCGAGTGGAAAGACCTAGAGCCAATGCTTGAACAGTACAAAGGTGCGATTGACGATCTCGTGATTGAAAACGACCGCCGCAACTCCGCGATTCCGCTGCTCGATTTAAAAGGCGTGCACGCGCGCATCGAGCCCGGAGCCATCATTCGCGACCAGGTGGAAATTGGCAACAACGCGGTCATCATGATGGGCGCATCCATCAACATCGGAGCCATCATTGGCGAAGGCACGATGATTGACATGAATGCCGTCGTCGGCGGGCGTGGCATCATCGGCAAAAACTGTCATATCGGGGCCGGATCCGTTGTCGCGGGTGTTGTCGAACCGCCGTCCGCGAAGCCGGTTGTCATCGAAGACAATGTCCTCGTCGGGGCGAACGCCGTTATCCTTGAAGGCGTGCGAGTCGGCAAGGGATCCGTTGTCGCAGCAGGCGCCATCGTTATTGAAGACGTCCCGGAAAACGTCGTCGTCGCGGGTGTGCCGGCGCGGGTCATCAAGCAGATCGACAGTAAGACGCAGTCGAAAATCGAGATCAAGCAGGAACTGAGGCAACTCTAATGAGCGATGAGGCTGTGACGGTAGAGTACGACGGCATGACCCTCATTCAGATGCGTCGCCGTCTGCACCAAATTCCCGAGCCTGGCTACGAGGAGTTTCAGACGCAGGCGCAACTGCTCTCCTGGATTGCAACGCTGCCGCAGACACATCTTGAGGTCCGTACGTGGCGAACGGGCGTGCTGGTGCTCGTTCACGGCACGTCGCCTCGCCGCACGTTTGGCTACCGCACGGACATCGACGGCTTGCCGATTGTGGAAGAGACCTCCTATGATTTTCAGTCGACGCATTCCGGGTTCATGCACGCGTGCGGGCACGACATGCACATGTCCATCGCACTCGGCGTCCTCGCTCATTTTGCGTCCCGTCCCTTGGCTGACAACCTTTTGGTCGTCTTTCAGCCGGCCGAAGAGGGGCCTGGCGGCGCGAAACCAATGCTCGCGAGCGATGAGTTTGGCGCCTGGCGCCCAGACGTGATGCTGGCGCTGCACATCGCACCCGAATACCCGGTCGGCACCGTGGCGACGCGGGAAGGCCTCTTATTTGCCAACACTTCGGAACTCTTTATCCATCTCGCTGGACAAGGCGGACACGCCGCCTACCCGCACCGTACACGCGACATGATTGTGGCGGGGGCTCATCTCATTACCCAGTTGCAGACCATTGTGGCGCGCAATGTCGATCCGCTCGACTCCGCCGTCGTCACCATCGGCAAACTGACGGGTGGCACCAAACAGAACATCATCGCCGAGACGGCGCGCCTCGAGGGCACCATCCGCACGATGTCGATGACGGCGATGAAGGCGGTGAAGGAGCGCATCGAAGCGCTGGTTCGCGGGATTGAAGTCGGGTTTGAGTGCAGAGCTTCGATTGACTACGGTGCGAATTACACGCAGGTCTGGAACGACGGCCCTTTGGTGCGCGAGTTCATGGAGTTTGTGAAGGACAGGGACCTTGCGCAGGTGGTGGAATGTCCGTCTGCAATGACGGGGGAGGACTTTGGAGATTTCCTTGCCGCCATCCCGGGGTTCATGTTCTGGCTTGGCGTCGACACGCCGTATGGCCTGCACAACAGCAAGCTTGAGCCGAACGAAGGCGCCATCGATGTCGCAGTCCGAGTCATCACAGCGTATGTGGCGTGGAAGAGTAGTGGGGCTGACGGGCGGGGGTAGGAGCGCCCGGGGGTGGGACGGTGTGTGCGTGATGCAGCCGTTACCGCCGGGTCTACGCAGCGGCCTGCGGCAGACGCTACGCAGTGCGAAAGATAGTTTGATATGGAACTTACGCACCTGCGGTGCGTAAGAACCTTATTTATTTTGGAACCTTATTTATTTTGATGGTTAGCGCGTCGAGAACGCGTTATTTTGACGCTGCACGAACTGCGCAGGGTCAAATAGTGAGTTGTGAACGCGTTAATGGGTTTTTGGCGGTTTTTCAGTGGAGAATAGCGAGTTGTGGGCGCGTTATTTGACCCGTTTGGTCGCTAGCGCTTCTAGAACGCGTTATTTCCCTTCACCGAACCTTCCGAAGTTGGAAATAGCGCGTTTTCGACGCGCTATTTTTGATTTAAACGAAGAACGCCACGTAAACGACACCTGCCCGCGACTGCTGCCGCCAGCTCCGCCAGTCGGCGCCTGCGACCTCGCCGCGCAAACCAAGCCGCCTTGTCCGGCGGATGCTCAGCCCTTCAGTGTGTTCACAAATCCCTCAATGCGGTTCAGCCCTTCCTCGAGCGTCTCCATCGAGGCGGCAAAGGAGATGCGGATGTGTCCCTCACCAGTCTCCGAAAACGCGCTGCCGGGCACAACGGCCACCAGGGCCTCTGCCAGCATGCGCGTGGCGAAGTCCCACGACGACAGTCCGAACTGGGAAATCGTCGGGAACACGTAGAAGGCACCGCTCGGACGCGTCACGGTTAGGCCCATACGCTCCAACCGGTCGCACACATAATCCCGCCTGTCTCGATAAACCAACCTCATCTCCCGCGCGTCGTCGACGCCGTTTGTGAGCGCTTCAAGTGCCGCGGCCTGACTGACGCTGCTGGCGCAGGTTGCGTTGTACTGATGCACCTTCAGCATCTGTTCGGAAATATACTTCGGCGCGAATGTAAACCCAATCCGCCACCCCGTCATGGCGTGCGACTTGGACAGCCCGTTGACTACAATCGTCTGATTGCGCATCCCTGGCAGCGTCGCAATCGAGTGGTGTTCGCCGTCGTAAACCAGTTCGCTGTAGATTTCGTCCGAAATGATGAAAACGCCGCGATTTCGCAGCAAATCTGCGATGGCCGCCAGTTCTGCCTCTGGAAGCACGCAACCCGTGGGATTCGATGGATAGGGAAGAATCACACACCGTGTCTCATCCGTTAACGCTCTCCCAAGTTTCTCCGCCGTCAACACGAACCCAGAATCCCGCGTGTCCACGTAGACCGGGCGGCAGCCCATGAGGCGAATGAGCGGATCGTAAGCTGGATAAACGGGTCCAGGCAAAATCACGTCGTAACCGGGTTCAAGGACAGATCGAAGGACGATGTCGATGGCTTCACTGACGCCGTTTGTCGTGATGATCTCGTCTTCGGCACGGTATGTAAGCCCGTATCGCTGCTCGACGAAGCCGCTTGCTGCTCGCCGCAACTCGATGGTGCCGGCGTTGTGCGTGTAGGTGGTTTGATTCGCATCGATGGCCCGCTTTGCAGCCTCTTTCACGTGTGTAGGTGTCGGAAAATCGGGCTGCCCAATGGTGAGGGAAAGTGCGCCCGGATAATTTGGAATCAGATTGAATAAACGGCGGATGCCTGAGAGTTGGATATCTTTCACTTGCGGGTTCAGCAACGTTTGCAGGTCCGTCTCCAAGGTTGAGCATCTCCTCTTTTTAGAAAAATATATCACAGGCTTGGCTGACCGAGGGGAGCCATATGGGCCATATCGGCCGGATGCTCCACGTCTCCCGGTGGATGCTCCGGGTGTCCCGGATGCTTCAGGCTTCCTCCCATGCTCGATCCCGCCGCGGGGACGCCCGAACCAGCCTCACGTGCTTTAGCCCCTGCGGGATATCCAAGCTCTCCCGGGGGATAGTGCAACTCAGGAGATGGGGAATACTACGAGCAAGGACATTATGAGCAGGACATTATGAGCAGGACACCACCAGCAAGGACACGGACAATTGTTGTGTCACATAAAAGATAATGTGATATATTAATAAAGAGAATGAAACATACAGTTCGGGTGAAATGGCGAGGCCAACCGGGCGGATAAGGTCGGCTAAGAAGGACCACGGGGATGACAGCGGAGAGGAAGATGACGGTGGATAGGGAACTGGCACTCGAGATAGCGCGCGTGACAGAAATGGCAGCATTGCACTGCGCACGTTGGATGGGGCGCGGCCGCAAAATGGAAGCGGACGACGCGGCAACAACGGCCATGCGTAGGATGTTTGACACGGTCAGCATGGATGGTGTGGTGGTCATCGGCGAAGGCGAAATGGATGAAGCCCCGATGCTCTACATTGGTGAGAAACTCGGGACCGGATCGGACCCGAAAGTTGACGTCGCCGTCGATCCGCTCGAAGGCACCAACATCCTCGCCAAAGGCACGTGGAATGCGATGTCCGTTGTCGCGGTGGCCCCGCGAGGTACGTTGTTGCACGCGCCGGACATGTATATGGACAAAATTGCGGTGGGACCTAAAGCAAAAGGCAAGATCCACCTCGATGCCACCGTCGAAGAAAACCTGCGTGCCGTCGCCAAAGCAACGGACAAGGACATATCGGATGTCGTGGCCGTCATTTTGGACAGACCTCGCCATGAACACATCATCGAACAGGTTCGGGCAGCAGGTGCGCGCATTCGCCTCATCTCGGACGGTGACGTTGCCGCTGCACTCAACACCGCGTTTGAAGACACTGGCGTGGACATCCTCTTCGGCAGCGGTGGTGCCCCGGAAGGCGTTTTGTCCGCAGCTGCGCTCAAGTGCCTCGGCGGTGAGATGCAAGGCAGACTGCTTCCTGAAGACGACGCACAACTCGCGCGGTGCAGGGAGATGGGCATCGATGATGTCACTCGTGTTCTCTACATGGACGACCTCGTTCAAGGCGACGACGCCATCTTCGCAGCCACCGGGGTTACGGATGGTGAGTTGCTGCGGGGTGTACGGATGATTGGCAAGTCGAGAGCGCGCACGCACTCGCTTGTCATGCGCGCCAAGACAGGTACGGTCAGGTTCATCGAAGCGTTGCACGATTTGACCCGTAAACCAGGAGCTCCCGAAGGATCCTTGGCGGCTGCCTCGGAACACCTGCTGACAAGGTGACGCGGTAGGTGACGCGGCCGCCGACATAGTAGCGCCATGGCGGCCGGCAGCGCGCTGCGACTGGTTGGCGGAGTCTGGTTTCTTCCGCGTGTTATCCCGTACACACCTTTCTTTGTCTTGCAGATCTATTGAAAACGAATAAAGTTAGAAAATTCGTGAGTCCTTTATCTCTGCTACCGCATAGAATAGGATTGTGTGGGTAAACATGATATAATGCAAGCGATTTACTGCTACGCTCTAGGGTGCGGTTAGAATGTGGGGGACGCTTATTGGACATTAAAGAACTAGAATCAAAGAAACTGACCGAGTTGTATCAATTTGCAAAGGAATACCAAATTCCCTACTACGGGAACATGAAGAAACGTGAACTTATATTCGCAATCTTGAGGGCCCAGGCGGAGAAAGACGGATTGATGTTCGCCGAGGGTGTCCTCGAAATCATGCAGGACGGTTTCGGATTCCTCAGACCCGTCGGGTACCTCCCCAGCGCAGAAGACATCTATGTTGCAGCTTCACAAATCCGACGCTTTGACCTCCGAACTGGTGACGTTGTTTCCGGAAAGGTTCGACCCCCAAAGGACAACGAACGATACTTTGGTCTCCTGCACGTAGAAGCCATTAACGGTGTAAGTCCGCAAGAAGCAATGGAACGTCTGCATTTCCCCGCGCTCACACCTTTGTTTCCTGAAGTGCACATGGTGACAGAGACAACTCCAGAACGGGTCGCGACAAGGCTGATGGACCTCTTCGCCCCGATAGGATTTGGACAGCGCGGATTGATTGTGGCACCGCCTAAGGCAGGTAAAACCATGCTGCTGAAGGAAATCGCCCACAGTATTTCCGCCAATTATCCTGAAGCCACTTTAATTGTTCTCCTGATTGACGAACGCCCAGAAGAAGTGACGGATATGCAGAGAAGCGTCAAGGGTGAAGTGATTGCCTCGACCTTTGACGAAGTTCCGGAGAATCACATCAAGGTTGCTGAACTGGTCCTTGAGCACGCTTTACGTTTGGTCGAGCATAAACGTGACGTCATCATTCTGCTTGACAGTATCACGCGTTTGGCCCGGGCCTACAACCTCGTTGTGCCGCCGAGTGGACGGACACTTTCAGGGGGTATCGATCCCGCTGCCTTCCACCGCCCCAAACGCTTCTTCGGTGCAGCCCGCAAGGTTGAAGAGGGTGGCAGTTTGACCATCTTGGCGACCGCGCTTATCGAAACCGGATCGCGCATGGATGACGTCATTTACGAAGAATTCAAGGGAACCGGTAACCTCGAACTCCATCTCGACAGGAAACTCGCCGAGAAGCGTGTATTCCCGTCTCTGGACATTCGCCGATCCGGTACCCGCCGCGAAGAAATGCTCCTTCCGAAGGCGGTGCTCGAGAAGGTTTGGGCGATTCGCAAGTCGATGGGAGACAATCAGGACTTTACGGAGTTGTTCATCCGCAAGTTCAAGCATTACAAGACCAACGAAGAATTCCTCGCTGGACTCGAACTGCAACATAAAGAGAAAAAGGCTTAAGGGTTAGAGGGGAAGAAGCATCCCTTCCATTTTCGAAGTCCACTTTTACGGGTTTCGAAGTCCACTCTTTACGAGCCCGCACAGGGTAACTCTCAGAGGACACCATTCACCGGGTAACTCCAGGGGTAAACATTCAATCCAAGCGACACACTCAATCCAATTGAAACACTCAACCGAAGCGTTGAATCCAAGACGCACTGAATCGAAACGAAACACTTAAATGAAGCACTCAACCGAACTGAAACACTTATCCTGCCACCTTGAATTGAAAATGA
The Alicyclobacillus curvatus genome window above contains:
- a CDS encoding 3-aminobutyryl-CoA ammonia lyase — translated: MSEHDAHYGGRLVDGARMLGLFGDVATELLIRHDGDEGLFVAYDCVEFKAPVYAGDYIEAKGRITKVGRTSRRMEFVAQKVIEANIDPLVPSAANFLEQPVVVTYATGTCVVPEDKQRMKTSNE
- a CDS encoding 3-keto-5-aminohexanoate cleavage protein, whose protein sequence is MQKLIITAAMVGAETTRADQPNLPITPEEIADAAAACREAGASICHLHVRTDDGAPTQDKERFRETIDAIRRKTDIIVQVSTGGAVWMTPEERLQPIHLAPEMATLTCGTVNFGQEVFWNGPSLLQQFAAAFKEKGVRPEFEIFDAGMIANALHLAKLGLVEAPFHFDFVLGVPGALPASPKNLLYLTESIPEGATWSVAGIGRHQLPMAALAVTLGGHVRVGFEDNIYYRKGELAASNAQLVERVARIAAELDRPLATPDEAREMLGIPRTPRS
- the fsa gene encoding fructose-6-phosphate aldolase; its protein translation is MKLFIDTANVSEIRDAAEMGILSGVTTNPSLVAKEGRDFVQVLNEILELVDGPISAEVVSLDADGMVKEGLEYAKMHKNIVIKVPMTSEGLKAVHRFAQQGIRTNVTLVFSANQALLAARAGASFVSPFIGRLDDISFDGIELIRDIAGIFDIHGIDTEIIAASIRHPMHVTQAALAGAHIATCPYKVLDQMTKHPLTDQGIERFLADWSTVAKK
- the dapD gene encoding 2,3,4,5-tetrahydropyridine-2,6-dicarboxylate N-acetyltransferase; the protein is MDAEQIIEFIRASEKKTPVKVYLKGRLSDIPFSEAPLSDKLHAFVTDSVGVVFGEWKDLEPMLEQYKGAIDDLVIENDRRNSAIPLLDLKGVHARIEPGAIIRDQVEIGNNAVIMMGASINIGAIIGEGTMIDMNAVVGGRGIIGKNCHIGAGSVVAGVVEPPSAKPVVIEDNVLVGANAVILEGVRVGKGSVVAAGAIVIEDVPENVVVAGVPARVIKQIDSKTQSKIEIKQELRQL
- a CDS encoding N-acetyldiaminopimelate deacetylase encodes the protein MTLIQMRRRLHQIPEPGYEEFQTQAQLLSWIATLPQTHLEVRTWRTGVLVLVHGTSPRRTFGYRTDIDGLPIVEETSYDFQSTHSGFMHACGHDMHMSIALGVLAHFASRPLADNLLVVFQPAEEGPGGAKPMLASDEFGAWRPDVMLALHIAPEYPVGTVATREGLLFANTSELFIHLAGQGGHAAYPHRTRDMIVAGAHLITQLQTIVARNVDPLDSAVVTIGKLTGGTKQNIIAETARLEGTIRTMSMTAMKAVKERIEALVRGIEVGFECRASIDYGANYTQVWNDGPLVREFMEFVKDRDLAQVVECPSAMTGEDFGDFLAAIPGFMFWLGVDTPYGLHNSKLEPNEGAIDVAVRVITAYVAWKSSGADGRG
- a CDS encoding aminotransferase A, whose translation is MQTLLNPQVKDIQLSGIRRLFNLIPNYPGALSLTIGQPDFPTPTHVKEAAKRAIDANQTTYTHNAGTIELRRAASGFVEQRYGLTYRAEDEIITTNGVSEAIDIVLRSVLEPGYDVILPGPVYPAYDPLIRLMGCRPVYVDTRDSGFVLTAEKLGRALTDETRCVILPYPSNPTGCVLPEAELAAIADLLRNRGVFIISDEIYSELVYDGEHHSIATLPGMRNQTIVVNGLSKSHAMTGWRIGFTFAPKYISEQMLKVHQYNATCASSVSQAAALEALTNGVDDAREMRLVYRDRRDYVCDRLERMGLTVTRPSGAFYVFPTISQFGLSSWDFATRMLAEALVAVVPGSAFSETGEGHIRISFAASMETLEEGLNRIEGFVNTLKG
- the glpX gene encoding class II fructose-bisphosphatase yields the protein MDRELALEIARVTEMAALHCARWMGRGRKMEADDAATTAMRRMFDTVSMDGVVVIGEGEMDEAPMLYIGEKLGTGSDPKVDVAVDPLEGTNILAKGTWNAMSVVAVAPRGTLLHAPDMYMDKIAVGPKAKGKIHLDATVEENLRAVAKATDKDISDVVAVILDRPRHEHIIEQVRAAGARIRLISDGDVAAALNTAFEDTGVDILFGSGGAPEGVLSAAALKCLGGEMQGRLLPEDDAQLARCREMGIDDVTRVLYMDDLVQGDDAIFAATGVTDGELLRGVRMIGKSRARTHSLVMRAKTGTVRFIEALHDLTRKPGAPEGSLAAASEHLLTR
- the rho gene encoding transcription termination factor Rho, with translation MDIKELESKKLTELYQFAKEYQIPYYGNMKKRELIFAILRAQAEKDGLMFAEGVLEIMQDGFGFLRPVGYLPSAEDIYVAASQIRRFDLRTGDVVSGKVRPPKDNERYFGLLHVEAINGVSPQEAMERLHFPALTPLFPEVHMVTETTPERVATRLMDLFAPIGFGQRGLIVAPPKAGKTMLLKEIAHSISANYPEATLIVLLIDERPEEVTDMQRSVKGEVIASTFDEVPENHIKVAELVLEHALRLVEHKRDVIILLDSITRLARAYNLVVPPSGRTLSGGIDPAAFHRPKRFFGAARKVEEGGSLTILATALIETGSRMDDVIYEEFKGTGNLELHLDRKLAEKRVFPSLDIRRSGTRREEMLLPKAVLEKVWAIRKSMGDNQDFTELFIRKFKHYKTNEEFLAGLELQHKEKKA